The following proteins are co-located in the Sulfitobacter guttiformis genome:
- a CDS encoding flavin reductase family protein yields the protein MFYRPKDGHDLPHNPFNAIVTPRPIGWISTRDSQGRDNIAPYSFFNGVAYVPPQVMFASTGIKDDVDGTKDSMANIKETGVFCVNIVEYAAREAMNKSSATLPHGTDEFAHAGIEKAECSEIDCARVATAPAALECRMTQIVQIEGEANFVCFGEVIGVHLRDDCVVDGRFDVTKYVPLSRLGYRDYTAVREVFEIIRPDD from the coding sequence ATGTTCTATCGCCCGAAAGACGGCCACGACCTGCCGCACAATCCCTTCAACGCTATTGTCACGCCCCGCCCGATCGGCTGGATCAGTACACGCGATTCACAAGGCCGCGACAACATCGCTCCCTATTCGTTTTTCAACGGCGTTGCTTACGTGCCGCCGCAGGTCATGTTCGCCTCTACCGGTATTAAGGATGATGTAGACGGCACAAAGGACAGCATGGCGAACATCAAAGAGACAGGCGTATTTTGCGTAAATATCGTCGAATATGCAGCGCGTGAAGCAATGAACAAATCCTCTGCCACCCTGCCCCACGGTACCGATGAGTTCGCCCACGCGGGCATTGAGAAGGCGGAGTGTTCGGAGATCGACTGCGCCCGCGTCGCGACCGCACCGGCCGCCCTTGAATGCCGCATGACCCAGATTGTCCAGATCGAGGGCGAGGCGAATTTTGTCTGCTTTGGCGAAGTAATAGGCGTGCACCTGCGCGATGATTGTGTCGTGGACGGGCGCTTTGACGTGACAAAATACGTCCCCCTTAGCCGCTTGG